The proteins below come from a single Dermatophilaceae bacterium Soc4.6 genomic window:
- a CDS encoding sugar ABC transporter permease, translating into MTIPVRTTDVRTTPDTAPAPRRRFGGGGGLRGHETAAGWLFIAPMVVILMVFLVIPIVMALWVSLTSWNGSMNPFGGGAGAEFVGVKNYTALVAQDGLTRSNFMQSIGNTFWYVLLVVPLQTVLALALALLVTNRMLKAKGFFRTTFYFPSVTSSIAISTVFLFLFSNSGAVNAFLKLLGIDGPQWFTDSRGLVHLLFNAVGVDNPAWGAHDLLGRSLWDWLSGPSVAMCVIIILVVWTTSGTFMLMFIAALQDLPLDVDEAAALDGTSGWQKLRFVTVPMIKPAVFLVLTLGLIGTWQVFDQIYVMGKGAPSGTTLSPAYLSYQQSFGNFKYGSGAAMAFVVFLIIVVLTRMQRYVLTDKDERRSLLRRRKGAGS; encoded by the coding sequence ATGACCATCCCCGTCAGGACCACGGACGTCAGGACCACCCCCGACACGGCCCCTGCACCCCGCCGCCGCTTCGGCGGGGGCGGGGGGCTGCGCGGGCACGAGACCGCCGCGGGCTGGCTCTTCATCGCCCCGATGGTGGTCATCCTCATGGTGTTCCTCGTCATCCCCATCGTCATGGCCCTGTGGGTCAGCCTCACCAGCTGGAACGGCTCGATGAACCCCTTCGGCGGTGGAGCCGGCGCCGAGTTCGTGGGGGTGAAGAACTACACCGCCCTCGTCGCGCAGGACGGTCTGACCCGGTCGAACTTCATGCAGTCGATCGGCAACACCTTCTGGTACGTGCTCCTCGTGGTGCCGCTCCAGACCGTCCTCGCCCTCGCCCTGGCCCTGCTGGTCACCAACAGGATGCTCAAGGCCAAGGGCTTCTTCCGGACGACGTTCTACTTCCCCTCGGTCACGAGCTCGATCGCCATCTCGACGGTCTTCCTCTTCCTCTTCTCCAACAGCGGGGCGGTCAACGCGTTCCTCAAGCTGCTGGGCATCGACGGCCCGCAGTGGTTCACCGACTCACGTGGTCTGGTGCACCTGCTGTTCAACGCCGTGGGGGTCGACAACCCGGCGTGGGGAGCGCACGACCTCCTCGGCCGCAGCCTGTGGGACTGGCTCTCCGGCCCGTCGGTGGCCATGTGCGTCATCATCATCCTGGTCGTCTGGACCACATCGGGCACCTTCATGCTCATGTTCATCGCGGCGCTGCAGGACCTGCCGCTGGACGTGGACGAGGCCGCCGCCCTCGACGGCACCAGTGGCTGGCAGAAGCTGCGGTTCGTCACCGTGCCCATGATCAAGCCCGCGGTCTTCCTCGTGCTGACCCTCGGCCTCATCGGCACGTGGCAGGTCTTCGACCAGATCTACGTCATGGGCAAGGGGGCGCCCTCGGGCACGACGCTCTCCCCGGCCTACCTCTCCTACCAGCAGAGCTTCGGCAACTTCAAGTACGGGTCCGGTGCCGCGATGGCCTTCGTCGTCTTCCTGATCATCGTCGTGCTGACCCGGATGCAGCGCTACGTCCTCACCGACAAGGACGAGCGGCGGTCGCTGCTGCGGCGCCGGAAGGGAGCAGGCTCGTGA
- a CDS encoding carbohydrate ABC transporter permease translates to MTSRTSPTRQALLYLALALFSILFLYPFIVEIVTSFKTDPDAVNNPLSLIPNPFSLATWQGIFGRGSSSLPFPTWIGNSVLVAVVVTVSRVFLDSLAGYALSRLRFRGRGFVFAAVLAVMSVPGVALLVPKFLMVNYLGIYDTYTAMILPLVVDAAGVFIMKQFFDSVPISIEEAARMDGASIFRTFWSVVLPMARPALITLTILSFQGSWNEFTHFLVVTRGTAEHQTLVTGLASLTSGQLGAGTQYPLKLGAALLTTIPVAVLFFSLQRYFVRGATEGGVKG, encoded by the coding sequence GTGACCAGCCGCACGTCCCCCACCCGCCAGGCACTGCTCTACCTGGCCCTGGCCCTCTTCTCCATCCTGTTCCTCTACCCCTTCATCGTCGAGATCGTCACGTCGTTCAAGACCGACCCCGATGCCGTCAACAACCCGCTCTCGCTGATCCCCAACCCGTTCTCGTTGGCCACGTGGCAGGGCATCTTCGGCCGGGGCTCGTCGTCGCTGCCCTTCCCCACGTGGATCGGCAACTCGGTGCTGGTCGCCGTCGTGGTCACCGTCTCGCGCGTCTTCCTCGACAGCCTCGCGGGCTATGCCCTCTCGCGGCTGCGGTTCCGGGGACGCGGCTTCGTCTTCGCCGCGGTGCTCGCGGTCATGAGCGTGCCCGGCGTCGCCCTCCTCGTGCCCAAGTTCCTGATGGTCAACTATCTGGGGATCTACGACACCTACACGGCGATGATCCTGCCGCTGGTCGTCGACGCGGCCGGGGTCTTCATCATGAAGCAGTTCTTCGACTCGGTCCCGATCTCGATCGAGGAGGCCGCGCGGATGGACGGCGCGAGCATCTTCCGCACCTTCTGGTCGGTCGTCCTGCCCATGGCGAGACCGGCTCTCATCACCCTCACGATCCTGTCCTTCCAGGGGTCGTGGAACGAGTTCACCCACTTCCTCGTCGTCACCCGGGGCACGGCCGAGCACCAGACCCTGGTCACCGGGCTCGCCTCGCTCACCAGCGGCCAGCTGGGAGCGGGCACGCAGTACCCGCTCAAGCTGGGCGCCGCGCTCCTCACGACGATCCCGGTGGCCGTGCTCTTCTTCTCGCTCCAGCGCTACTTCGTGCGTGGAGCCACCGAAGGCGGCGTCAAGGGGTGA
- a CDS encoding CBS domain-containing protein, translated as MTVHLLTGVNRTVGDAMVTTPVTHPPETTLAEAAASLDNPHRHLLLIVDDGRLLGTVKREDLGGVSGADALALTVARDGRTARADDELGPVWAAMTAAGERRRAVVDDDGTLLGLLCLKRSGTGFCTDEGVRSRSAARAGQPGVRCG; from the coding sequence ATGACCGTCCACCTGCTCACTGGCGTGAACCGCACGGTCGGCGACGCGATGGTGACGACCCCGGTGACGCACCCGCCCGAGACGACGCTCGCCGAGGCGGCGGCCTCGCTGGACAACCCCCACCGTCACCTCCTGCTCATCGTCGACGACGGTCGCCTGCTCGGCACCGTGAAGCGGGAGGACCTGGGCGGGGTCTCGGGTGCGGACGCGCTCGCGCTGACCGTCGCCCGGGACGGCCGCACAGCGCGGGCCGACGACGAGCTGGGGCCGGTGTGGGCGGCGATGACGGCGGCGGGCGAGCGGCGTCGAGCGGTCGTCGACGACGACGGCACCCTGCTGGGGCTGCTCTGCCTCAAGCGGAGCGGCACGGGGTTCTGCACCGACGAGGGTGTGCGGTCCCGATCGGCGGCGCGGGCCGGTCAGCCCGGCGTCCGCTGCGGCTGA
- a CDS encoding glycosyltransferase — translation MSTLLLLALLLLAGLVAHLLVADAQDVPRDTGAGPVGGSGEAAGRLPSSVSVVVPARNEAASLPLLLASLSALRTPAREVVVVDDGSDDGTAEIARAAGATVIESGGPAPGWTGKAWACHRGATTATGSTLLFLDADTVLAPDALDGLLVLLGRHGGLVSVQPRHRAAQPYEQLSAYFNVMAVLASGAFSRRRPDPPMAYGPVLLTSVADYEQAGGHAAVRAEVLDDVRLAAAYWRNGLGVRCFLGGGSIQMRMYPVGPRQLLEGWSKNIASGAGAAHRWSALAAALWVASHWAVTVGALLLLASTVVGHRLTGVAHPALYAVAWPAIALQLRALLRRVGTFRWWTWAVFPLPLLAFTLIFARSTLLTTVRREVTWRGRRIPVVPGRRASR, via the coding sequence GTGAGCACCCTGCTCCTGCTGGCCCTCCTGCTGCTGGCCGGGCTCGTCGCCCACCTCCTGGTCGCGGACGCGCAGGATGTCCCCCGTGACACCGGAGCGGGCCCAGTCGGCGGCAGCGGCGAGGCCGCCGGCCGACTCCCCTCGTCGGTCTCGGTCGTCGTCCCGGCCCGCAACGAGGCGGCGAGCCTGCCGCTGCTGCTCGCGTCACTGTCCGCGCTCCGGACTCCCGCCCGGGAGGTCGTCGTCGTCGACGACGGCTCCGACGACGGCACGGCCGAGATCGCCCGGGCGGCCGGGGCCACCGTCATCGAGTCGGGTGGGCCGGCTCCCGGCTGGACCGGCAAGGCCTGGGCCTGTCACCGGGGCGCCACCACCGCCACGGGCTCGACCCTGCTCTTCCTCGACGCCGACACGGTGCTCGCCCCCGACGCCCTCGACGGGCTCCTGGTGCTGCTGGGGCGGCACGGCGGCCTCGTATCGGTGCAGCCGCGCCATCGGGCCGCACAGCCCTACGAGCAGCTGTCGGCCTACTTCAACGTCATGGCCGTGCTCGCCAGCGGCGCCTTCTCGCGGCGGCGTCCCGACCCACCGATGGCCTACGGCCCCGTCCTGCTCACGTCGGTCGCCGACTACGAGCAGGCCGGCGGTCATGCGGCGGTGCGCGCAGAGGTCCTCGACGACGTTCGTCTCGCCGCGGCCTACTGGCGCAACGGTCTCGGCGTGCGCTGCTTCCTCGGCGGAGGCTCCATACAGATGCGGATGTATCCCGTCGGGCCGCGTCAGCTGCTCGAGGGGTGGAGCAAGAACATCGCCTCCGGGGCCGGTGCCGCCCACCGCTGGTCGGCCCTCGCCGCCGCGCTGTGGGTCGCCAGCCACTGGGCCGTCACCGTGGGGGCGCTCCTCCTGCTCGCCTCGACCGTGGTCGGGCACCGGCTCACCGGCGTCGCCCACCCCGCCCTGTATGCGGTGGCCTGGCCGGCCATCGCCCTGCAGCTGCGGGCGCTCCTGCGCAGGGTCGGCACCTTCCGGTGGTGGACGTGGGCCGTCTTCCCGCTGCCCCTGCTCGCCTTCACCCTGATCTTCGCGCGGTCGACGCTGCTCACGACCGTGCGCCGCGAGGTGACCTGGCGGGGACGCCGCATCCCCGTCGTGCCGGGTCGGCGGGCCTCGCGGTAA
- a CDS encoding cytochrome P450, translating into MSTETRPSPHKPTDIGVPGPTPRDMMRAFTAVRADPLAFLGSTQRQYGDLAAYPVPGPPVLLLNDPADVRQVLQTGARHWGKETVQYAALGRVTGPGLLASSDPSWIEHRRVAAPAFHHRRLDDATDEVRAAARAATASWSHLPPEGEVVDLSQVSMRIALDVVGRTLFSADLSDRAHDLLDATSKAAKLIVALGRSIVPVPPWLPTPMNLRLRATARRLDALCHDLIDSRRAHGEGSHGNDLLGLLLDGGLSDKEIRDELVTMVVAGHETVAAALSWTVMLLAEDQSAQDRLRAEARARGTTTSLVAAAADLPWTRAVVDESLRLFPPAWVVSRRSSEPDLIGGIPVPAGTTVIISPWLLHRREESWPQAEQFRPERFLDGTATRARSDYLPFGLGPRLCIGREFALGEMTVVLSELLADHRVTTTPGWSRPHAQTLVAVHPQGGMRLRVTPVAPGTSQAAPRT; encoded by the coding sequence GTGAGCACCGAGACGCGTCCGAGCCCGCACAAACCGACCGACATCGGGGTGCCCGGCCCCACCCCCCGCGACATGATGCGCGCCTTCACGGCCGTCCGCGCCGACCCGCTCGCCTTCCTCGGCTCGACCCAGCGCCAGTACGGCGACCTCGCGGCCTACCCGGTGCCGGGGCCGCCGGTGCTCCTGCTCAACGACCCCGCCGACGTGCGCCAGGTGCTGCAGACCGGCGCCCGCCACTGGGGCAAGGAGACGGTGCAGTATGCCGCGCTCGGCCGGGTCACCGGCCCGGGCCTGCTCGCCTCCAGCGACCCCAGCTGGATCGAGCACCGACGCGTCGCCGCCCCCGCCTTCCACCACCGCCGCCTCGACGACGCCACCGACGAGGTGCGGGCCGCAGCGCGGGCCGCCACGGCCAGCTGGTCGCATCTCCCGCCCGAGGGTGAGGTCGTCGACCTCTCGCAGGTCTCGATGCGGATCGCGCTCGACGTCGTGGGGCGCACGCTCTTCTCCGCCGACCTCTCCGACCGAGCCCACGACCTGCTCGACGCGACCAGCAAGGCCGCCAAGCTGATCGTGGCGCTGGGACGCTCCATCGTGCCCGTCCCACCGTGGCTGCCGACCCCGATGAACCTGCGGCTGCGCGCGACCGCCCGTCGCCTCGACGCCCTGTGCCACGACCTGATCGACTCTCGTCGCGCGCACGGCGAGGGCTCGCACGGCAACGACCTGCTGGGGCTCCTGCTCGACGGCGGCCTCAGCGACAAGGAGATCCGCGACGAGCTCGTCACCATGGTCGTGGCCGGGCACGAGACCGTCGCCGCCGCCCTGTCCTGGACCGTCATGCTGCTCGCCGAGGACCAGTCGGCGCAGGACCGCCTGCGGGCGGAGGCGCGTGCGCGGGGAACGACGACGTCCCTGGTCGCGGCCGCCGCCGACCTGCCGTGGACCCGCGCCGTGGTCGACGAGTCGCTGCGCCTCTTCCCCCCGGCCTGGGTGGTCTCGCGTCGCTCGTCGGAGCCCGACCTGATCGGCGGGATCCCCGTGCCCGCCGGCACCACCGTGATCATCAGCCCCTGGCTGCTGCACCGGCGCGAGGAGTCGTGGCCGCAGGCCGAGCAGTTCCGCCCCGAGCGGTTCCTCGACGGCACCGCGACCCGGGCCCGGTCTGACTACCTGCCCTTCGGGCTCGGCCCGCGCCTGTGCATCGGCCGCGAGTTCGCGCTCGGCGAGATGACCGTCGTGCTCAGCGAGCTGCTCGCCGACCACCGGGTCACCACCACCCCCGGCTGGTCACGCCCCCACGCGCAGACCCTGGTCGCCGTCCACCCCCAGGGCGGCATGCGACTGCGCGTGACCCCCGTTGCTCCCGGCACCTCGCAGGCCGCCCCCCGGACGTGA